In the Gemmatimonadaceae bacterium genome, one interval contains:
- a CDS encoding cupin domain-containing protein has product MRFRVLPLCALLATFGSGLAKGALAQALPKGVTALPVQGDSGISASWRLLDDSAFSVARDYAEPGATRRMHNHPEFSYHVFILLSGTLRLTVEGEEPRDVHAGEVLRIKAGANHTFTNIGTVVATIVEVFGKPHTPAK; this is encoded by the coding sequence ATGCGATTTCGCGTGCTCCCGTTGTGCGCCTTGCTCGCTACTTTCGGGTCGGGATTGGCCAAAGGTGCGTTGGCTCAGGCGCTCCCCAAGGGCGTGACGGCCTTGCCCGTCCAGGGAGACTCGGGCATCTCAGCCTCGTGGCGACTTCTGGATGACTCGGCATTTAGCGTTGCGCGTGACTATGCGGAGCCCGGCGCCACGCGCCGGATGCACAACCATCCGGAATTCTCGTACCACGTGTTCATTCTACTGAGCGGCACGCTTCGCCTTACCGTCGAAGGCGAGGAGCCCAGGGACGTGCATGCTGGAGAGGTGTTGCGCATCAAGGCAGGCGCGAATCACACCTTCACGAACATCGGCACGGTCGTCGCCACAATCGTCGAGGTGTTTGGCAAACCCCACACACCCGCCAAGTAG